In the genome of Limnobaculum zhutongyuii, one region contains:
- a CDS encoding TCR/Tet family MFS transporter, protein MNKPLIVIFAAICLNAAGIGLIFPILPRLLEEVTHTQNIAPYIGIMTALYAAMQFVFAPVLGALSDNLGRRPVLLISLAGAAIDYVIMAFAPHLWMLLLGRAIAGLSSANISVAMAYITDITPEDQRAGRFGLFNAMFGIGFIIGPVLGGLLGDYWIRLPFIAAALLNACNFMLALFVLPESRTPNRQKINLAALNPLRPLRWAFSMKGILPIVLVFFILSATGEVYGTCWALWGFDTFQWNGLWIGLSLGAFGICQTLVQALLPGPATRLFGERGAVLVGVACSCVALIILAFISQGWMVFAIMPLFALGGIGSPALQALATRQVDKDSQGQFQGVLASAVSLASVVGPLAFSTFYFVVQKDWPGAIWLSVVVVYFIAIPLIIFSTRKPRR, encoded by the coding sequence ATGAATAAACCCCTTATCGTTATCTTCGCGGCAATCTGCCTTAATGCTGCGGGTATCGGTCTTATTTTTCCTATTTTGCCGCGCCTGCTTGAAGAGGTGACGCATACTCAGAATATTGCACCTTATATCGGCATAATGACTGCGCTTTACGCGGCAATGCAGTTTGTTTTTGCGCCGGTACTTGGCGCACTGAGTGACAACCTGGGCAGGCGGCCGGTGCTGCTGATTTCCCTGGCCGGAGCGGCAATTGACTATGTGATTATGGCATTTGCTCCCCATCTCTGGATGCTGTTGCTTGGTCGTGCTATTGCCGGGCTGAGCAGTGCGAATATTTCTGTCGCTATGGCTTATATCACCGACATTACGCCAGAGGATCAGCGTGCCGGTCGCTTTGGCTTGTTTAATGCCATGTTTGGCATCGGTTTTATTATCGGGCCGGTTCTGGGTGGATTGCTGGGTGATTACTGGATACGGCTTCCTTTCATCGCGGCGGCACTGCTAAACGCCTGTAACTTTATGCTGGCACTATTCGTCCTGCCGGAATCACGCACGCCAAACCGCCAAAAAATTAATCTGGCGGCACTTAATCCGCTACGTCCACTGCGCTGGGCATTTTCAATGAAAGGAATTCTGCCGATTGTGCTGGTGTTCTTCATCTTAAGCGCGACGGGCGAGGTTTATGGTACCTGCTGGGCACTGTGGGGATTTGATACTTTTCAGTGGAATGGCTTATGGATTGGTCTCTCTCTTGGTGCCTTCGGTATTTGCCAGACATTGGTGCAGGCGCTATTGCCCGGTCCCGCGACCCGATTATTTGGTGAACGGGGAGCGGTGCTGGTTGGTGTTGCCTGTTCTTGCGTGGCGCTGATCATTTTGGCGTTTATCAGTCAGGGCTGGATGGTTTTCGCCATTATGCCGCTGTTTGCGCTGGGGGGTATTGGTTCACCGGCGCTTCAGGCACTGGCTACCCGACAGGTTGACAAGGATAGTCAGGGGCAGTTTCAGGGAGTACTGGCATCGGCGGTTAGCCTGGCTTCTGTTGTTGGGCCACTGGCGTTCTCAACATTTTACTTTGTGGTTCAGAAAGACTGGCCGGGCGCTATCTGGCTTTCGGTGGTGGTGGTCTATTTCATCGCCATTCCATTGATTATTTTCAGTACTCGTAAACCTCGTCGGTAA
- a CDS encoding HlyD family secretion protein — protein MKLAFTNKKVIYTLLALAVIAISAYTWTRLQDNGPGDGFVSGNGRLEATEIDISSKLAGRIDDILVNEGDFVRSGQILAHMQIQVLEAQRAEATAQYHQAVHAEKSAQAQIKLQESDVLAAKATVAQRESELDAAQRRLARSEVLAKSRALSFQQLDDDRASMKSAQAALMASKAQVASADAAVEAAKAQAIGAASSVQAAQATIDRVQADIIDSQLIAPRDGRVQYRIAQPGEVLGAGGKVLNMVDLSDVYMTFFLPETAVGKVSIGGEVRVILDAAPGYVIPAKISFVASTAQFTPKTVETASERQKLMFRVKAQIDKQLLQKYIELVKTGLPGIAWVKLDASEPWPENLTVNVSP, from the coding sequence ATGAAACTTGCCTTCACCAATAAAAAAGTCATTTACACCCTGCTTGCGCTTGCCGTGATTGCCATCTCGGCTTACACCTGGACTCGCCTGCAGGATAACGGCCCCGGAGACGGTTTTGTCAGCGGTAATGGCCGGCTGGAAGCTACCGAGATTGATATATCATCCAAGCTGGCCGGGAGAATTGATGACATTCTGGTTAATGAAGGTGACTTTGTGCGCAGCGGGCAAATTCTTGCCCATATGCAAATACAGGTGCTGGAAGCCCAACGAGCCGAGGCAACGGCGCAGTATCATCAGGCGGTTCATGCAGAAAAAAGCGCTCAGGCCCAAATAAAGCTGCAGGAAAGTGACGTACTGGCAGCCAAAGCCACCGTAGCTCAAAGGGAGAGTGAACTGGATGCAGCCCAACGCCGTCTGGCTCGTTCAGAGGTACTGGCAAAATCCCGCGCCCTGTCATTCCAACAGCTCGATGACGACAGAGCCAGCATGAAAAGTGCTCAGGCTGCACTAATGGCCAGCAAAGCTCAGGTAGCCTCAGCCGATGCGGCAGTAGAAGCCGCTAAAGCGCAGGCGATTGGTGCCGCTTCAAGCGTGCAGGCGGCACAGGCCACCATTGACCGGGTTCAGGCCGATATCATCGACAGTCAGCTTATTGCCCCGCGTGACGGACGAGTGCAATACCGTATTGCACAGCCAGGCGAAGTTTTAGGGGCCGGTGGCAAAGTATTAAATATGGTGGATCTGTCCGATGTATATATGACCTTTTTCCTGCCGGAAACCGCAGTGGGAAAAGTTTCTATTGGTGGTGAAGTTCGGGTGATTCTGGATGCCGCTCCCGGCTATGTTATTCCGGCTAAAATATCCTTTGTGGCCAGCACCGCCCAGTTCACCCCTAAAACCGTTGAGACCGCCAGCGAACGACAAAAATTGATGTTCCGGGTAAAAGCGCAAATCGATAAGCAACTGCTGCAAAAATATATCGAACTGGTAAAAACCGGTTTGCCGGGTATCGCCTGGGTCAAACTGGATGCCAGTGAACCATGGCCTGAAAATCTGACGGTAAATGTCTCGCCATGA
- a CDS encoding ankyrin repeat domain-containing protein codes for MAKKKKTLPKNINELLEAGDIEVLKALYDSCELDARGGLGKRTALSLYKIPDELTRWLVEQGADIEAADNYQRTALHEQAGTWCGNIELLLALGANIEAQDYQNATPLHKAACAYHVHHVQTLIAHGANIYAEDSMGRTALAAALDRCRNADIERMANIAELLLNAGNTISSEMRERITSIGEMFEFHRAGFSKDHIAEADAGLLKLYRLFDVTPVATRQMYDGVSDIIVSAPRWQKAHQELWDLLVPSSGHADTLQGEAIRITGRLSHEILDNGGMNWDADFRKMLSALLVCFESGRALGTDKLQEAKTIAAQIKGGNGDKDELYRLTEFAVDWVRLNPRPMVVGKVEYRR; via the coding sequence ATGGCTAAAAAGAAAAAGACCTTACCTAAAAATATCAATGAACTGCTGGAAGCCGGAGATATTGAGGTATTAAAAGCACTTTACGATAGCTGTGAGCTGGATGCTCGTGGCGGGCTTGGTAAGAGAACGGCTTTAAGTCTTTATAAGATCCCTGATGAATTGACACGCTGGTTGGTGGAGCAGGGGGCTGATATTGAAGCGGCAGATAATTATCAGCGCACCGCACTGCATGAGCAGGCGGGTACCTGGTGCGGTAATATTGAATTACTTTTGGCATTGGGCGCAAACATTGAAGCGCAAGACTATCAGAATGCTACCCCGTTGCATAAAGCGGCTTGCGCTTACCATGTTCATCACGTTCAGACATTAATTGCTCATGGTGCCAATATTTACGCAGAAGACAGTATGGGTAGAACTGCTTTGGCGGCAGCACTCGATCGCTGTCGCAATGCTGATATTGAGCGGATGGCAAATATTGCAGAGCTGTTGCTGAATGCCGGAAATACGATTTCATCAGAAATGCGTGAGCGCATTACCAGTATCGGTGAGATGTTTGAGTTTCATCGTGCTGGCTTTTCTAAAGACCATATTGCTGAAGCCGATGCCGGTTTATTAAAGCTGTACCGTTTATTTGATGTGACGCCCGTAGCGACACGACAGATGTATGATGGTGTCTCCGATATTATTGTCAGTGCTCCACGCTGGCAGAAGGCGCATCAGGAATTGTGGGATCTGCTGGTTCCTTCCAGCGGTCATGCCGATACGCTTCAGGGAGAGGCGATTCGCATTACGGGTCGTTTATCTCATGAAATACTGGATAACGGTGGAATGAATTGGGATGCGGATTTCCGCAAAATGTTGAGTGCATTGCTGGTCTGTTTTGAATCAGGAAGGGCGCTTGGCACTGACAAACTGCAAGAAGCCAAAACTATAGCGGCCCAAATTAAAGGCGGTAATGGCGATAAGGATGAGCTTTACCGATTAACTGAATTTGCGGTTGATTGGGTGAGGTTGAATCCCCGGCCGATGGTGGTTGGGAAGGTGGAGTATCGACGGTAA
- a CDS encoding DUF4303 domain-containing protein encodes MDWKAFKSSLFESAKVKIEALLSEGVAPLYAAAFFASYREQEGIISLPSLAANNLAMLNEEYPNRKQKDEGFYSIKWNPADWHWNWEPEDYGEGRLTNYETQLETYSNRGSVAMWNKAEERFVTTVVQVAVALNKHFAKDPAYLRILWCFFMMKKVVPNWPGSVCQHANSCITFPNRMLQKKSVDV; translated from the coding sequence ATGGACTGGAAAGCCTTCAAATCATCCCTTTTTGAATCAGCAAAGGTAAAGATAGAAGCATTATTGTCGGAGGGAGTCGCACCACTTTATGCAGCGGCGTTCTTTGCCAGCTATCGCGAGCAGGAGGGCATTATTAGCCTGCCGTCGCTGGCAGCTAATAACCTAGCGATGTTGAATGAAGAATACCCTAACCGAAAACAGAAAGATGAAGGATTCTATAGCATTAAGTGGAATCCTGCTGACTGGCATTGGAACTGGGAGCCAGAAGATTACGGCGAGGGGAGACTAACCAATTACGAGACTCAATTAGAGACTTATTCTAATCGAGGTAGTGTTGCCATGTGGAACAAAGCAGAAGAGAGATTTGTGACTACTGTCGTACAGGTCGCTGTGGCTTTAAATAAGCACTTTGCTAAAGATCCCGCGTACTTAAGGATTTTGTGGTGTTTTTTTATGATGAAGAAGGTGGTGCCGAACTGGCCCGGAAGTGTATGTCAGCACGCCAATTCTTGCATCACTTTCCCGAACAGGATGCTACAGAAAAAGAGCGTCGACGTGTAG
- a CDS encoding ABC transporter permease, with protein sequence MQQLSNIYRLGVKELWSLIRDPAMLVLIAFTFTVSIYTAASAIPESLYKATIAIVDEDDSPLSLRISSAFYPPQFVAPKKIELNQVDPGMDSGDYTFVLNIPPNFQSDVLAGRSPAIQLNVDATRMSQAFTGNAYIQQIVMDEATAFVQRYRDTAIPPVDLALRVRFNQNLTQSWFGALTEIINDITMLSIILTGAALIREREHGTIEHLLVMPVTPTEIMLAKVWSMGLVVMVASTLSLIFIVRGALNVPIEGSIFLFITGAALHLFATTAMGIFLATLARSMPQFGMLLILVLLPLQMLSGGSTPRESMPEFVQDIMLLAPTTHFVELGQGILFRGAGIDVVWTSFLALFVIGCVLFATSLARFRRTISQMA encoded by the coding sequence ATGCAACAGTTATCAAATATCTATCGTTTAGGTGTCAAAGAGCTCTGGAGTCTGATCAGAGACCCCGCCATGCTGGTGCTTATCGCTTTTACCTTTACCGTTTCGATCTATACGGCAGCCAGCGCTATTCCTGAATCGCTGTATAAAGCGACGATTGCCATTGTTGACGAAGATGATTCCCCGCTCTCTCTGCGCATTAGCTCGGCGTTCTATCCGCCGCAGTTTGTGGCGCCGAAAAAAATTGAGTTGAATCAGGTGGATCCAGGGATGGACTCCGGCGATTACACCTTCGTACTGAATATTCCGCCGAACTTTCAGAGTGACGTTTTGGCAGGTCGATCGCCCGCCATTCAGCTCAACGTGGACGCCACCCGTATGAGCCAGGCATTTACCGGCAACGCCTATATTCAGCAAATCGTGATGGATGAAGCCACCGCTTTTGTGCAGCGTTATCGTGACACGGCGATTCCTCCGGTAGATCTGGCGCTACGGGTACGTTTTAATCAAAACCTGACCCAGTCCTGGTTTGGTGCCTTAACCGAAATCATCAATGACATTACTATGCTGTCGATTATTTTGACCGGCGCAGCACTGATTCGCGAACGGGAGCACGGCACCATTGAACACCTGTTAGTGATGCCCGTTACCCCAACGGAAATTATGCTGGCTAAGGTCTGGTCGATGGGGCTGGTAGTGATGGTTGCCTCTACCCTGTCGCTGATTTTTATTGTGCGCGGCGCGTTAAATGTTCCTATTGAGGGTTCGATCTTTCTGTTTATTACCGGTGCCGCGTTACACCTGTTTGCCACCACCGCCATGGGGATATTTTTAGCCACGCTGGCGCGCAGTATGCCGCAGTTTGGTATGTTGCTGATTCTGGTGTTGCTACCGTTGCAAATGCTGTCGGGCGGCAGTACGCCGCGGGAGAGTATGCCGGAGTTTGTACAGGATATTATGTTACTGGCGCCAACCACCCACTTTGTTGAACTGGGTCAGGGGATTCTGTTCCGCGGTGCCGGGATTGATGTGGTATGGACGTCGTTTTTGGCGCTGTTTGTGATTGGCTGTGTGCTGTTTGCAACTTCGCTGGCGCGGTTCAGGAGGACGATTAGTCAGATGGCGTAG
- a CDS encoding M15 family metallopeptidase: MWNELELTGRTRSHVIQLNNPRFAVNKDVYQPFCELQNAAQKDGFTLFPFSAFRGFETQLKIWNGKFNGQKPLYDIHGQPRDYSQLNNEDEIIDCILNWSALPGASRHQWGTEIDVVDLTKAPENYHVQLLPQETVKGGVFYDLHQWLNENIEKYGFFRPYGMYQGGMYPEPWHLSYWPVANRMLQSLTVDMLADAIKSADMSGKQRVLERLPELFKHHVQNICLPLTGLNEVKT, from the coding sequence ATGTGGAATGAACTGGAGTTGACCGGCCGAACCCGATCGCATGTTATTCAGTTAAATAATCCGCGCTTTGCTGTAAATAAAGACGTTTATCAACCATTTTGTGAACTGCAAAATGCAGCCCAAAAAGATGGCTTCACGCTCTTTCCTTTTAGCGCATTCAGAGGGTTTGAGACTCAGCTTAAAATCTGGAATGGCAAATTCAATGGGCAAAAGCCGTTATATGATATTCACGGACAGCCAAGAGATTATTCACAGCTCAATAACGAAGATGAAATTATTGACTGTATTTTAAACTGGTCCGCTCTACCGGGTGCCAGCCGGCATCAGTGGGGAACCGAGATTGATGTGGTTGATTTAACCAAAGCACCAGAGAATTATCATGTTCAACTGCTACCGCAGGAAACGGTCAAGGGCGGCGTATTTTATGATTTGCACCAGTGGTTGAATGAGAATATTGAAAAGTATGGCTTCTTCAGACCGTATGGGATGTATCAGGGGGGAATGTACCCGGAACCCTGGCACTTAAGTTATTGGCCGGTGGCAAACAGAATGCTGCAAAGCCTGACGGTAGACATGCTAGCGGATGCGATTAAAAGTGCAGATATGTCAGGCAAACAGCGGGTATTAGAGCGGTTGCCGGAGTTGTTTAAACATCATGTTCAGAATATTTGTTTGCCGCTGACGGGGTTGAACGAAGTTAAAACTTGA
- the rbbA gene encoding ribosome-associated ATPase/putative transporter RbbA: MKQPQPVVRLTQVSLHYGKTLALDNISLEIPAGCMVGLIGPDGVGKSSLLSLVSGARAIQDGEINVLNGDMRSKQHRESVCPRIAYMPQGLGKNLYPTLSVEENLQFFARLFGHNAAERRRRIDQLTYSTGLYPFLNRPAGKLSGGMKQKLGLCCSLIHDPDLLILDEPTTGVDPLARSQFWDLIDRVRSEQPGMSVIVATAYMDEAQRFDWLVAMDDGKILKTDTPAQLLEQTQTDSLEAAFIYLLPEEKRRNHVPVEITPLSTDDKTEIAIEAQDLTMRFGDFVAVDHVNFRIQRGEIFGFLGSNGCGKSTTMKMLTGLLPASEGQAWLFGHKIDSNDMNTRKRVGYMSQAFSLYSELTVQQNLLLHARLFHVPQEQQDQHIEEMAERFDLTGVMDRLPDNLPLGIRQRLSLAVAMVHKPELLILDEPTSGVDPIARDNFWRLLIELSRRDRVTIFISTHFMNEAERCDRISLMHAGKVLASDPPAELMKKRGAATLEQAFIDYLIDAGSGTDTGTSAARQPEPAVSSSTKTTEPKKHQAFSIGRTMSYMWRETLELLGSLILMFVIGFGISMDVEDLNYAILDRDQTGLSQNYALNLSGSRYFIEQPPIRDYQDLDTRMRNGDISLAIEIPPNFARDVQRGSAAQIGVWIDGAMPQRAETVRGYVQGMHQGWLMDQATYRLGTPAKGVIDIETRFRYNPDVKSLPAIVPAVIPILLLMLPAMLTALAVVREKELGSIINLYVTPVTRTEFLIGKQIPYILLAMVNYFLMALVAVTLFDIPITGSFTLLTVATFIYCIICTGMGLLASTFTRSQIAAMFTTMIATLLPAIQFSGMINPVSSLEGGGQVIGQIYPTTHMLIIFRGVFCKALDFSDLYSAVYMLLITVPVILVLTVLLLKKQDT; the protein is encoded by the coding sequence ATGAAACAGCCACAACCGGTAGTACGACTGACGCAAGTCAGCTTACATTACGGTAAAACGCTGGCGCTGGATAATATCTCGCTGGAGATCCCGGCTGGCTGCATGGTTGGCCTTATCGGACCGGATGGCGTGGGTAAATCCAGCCTGCTCTCTCTGGTGTCCGGAGCCCGTGCTATTCAGGATGGAGAGATCAACGTACTGAATGGCGACATGCGCAGTAAACAGCATCGCGAGTCCGTTTGTCCGCGCATCGCCTATATGCCCCAAGGATTGGGCAAAAACTTATATCCAACGCTCTCAGTGGAGGAGAATCTGCAATTCTTCGCCCGTCTGTTTGGTCATAATGCCGCTGAACGCCGCCGCCGTATCGACCAACTCACCTACAGCACCGGTCTCTACCCTTTCCTTAATCGACCGGCGGGCAAACTTTCCGGCGGTATGAAACAGAAACTGGGCCTTTGCTGCTCCCTGATTCACGACCCTGACCTGTTGATTCTGGATGAACCCACTACCGGCGTAGACCCGCTGGCTCGTTCTCAGTTCTGGGATCTTATCGATCGGGTAAGAAGCGAGCAGCCGGGCATGAGCGTTATCGTCGCTACCGCCTATATGGATGAAGCCCAGCGTTTCGACTGGCTGGTTGCCATGGATGACGGGAAAATTCTGAAAACGGATACTCCAGCTCAACTTCTGGAACAAACTCAAACCGACTCACTGGAAGCTGCCTTTATTTATCTGTTACCGGAAGAAAAACGACGTAATCATGTGCCGGTAGAAATCACTCCGCTATCAACCGATGATAAAACAGAGATTGCCATTGAAGCGCAGGACCTCACCATGCGCTTTGGTGATTTCGTTGCCGTTGACCACGTTAACTTTCGTATTCAGCGCGGTGAAATATTTGGCTTTTTAGGCTCAAACGGCTGTGGTAAATCCACCACCATGAAAATGTTAACCGGTCTACTACCTGCCAGCGAGGGGCAAGCCTGGCTGTTTGGTCATAAGATCGATTCCAATGATATGAATACCCGCAAGCGGGTTGGCTATATGTCACAGGCATTTTCCCTGTATAGCGAGCTAACGGTGCAGCAAAACTTGCTGCTGCACGCCCGCCTGTTTCATGTGCCACAAGAGCAACAGGACCAGCACATTGAGGAGATGGCGGAACGCTTTGACTTAACCGGAGTAATGGACAGGCTACCGGACAATTTGCCGCTGGGTATCCGCCAGCGGCTATCGCTGGCGGTAGCAATGGTACATAAGCCGGAGCTGTTGATTCTGGATGAACCCACTTCCGGGGTAGACCCGATTGCCAGAGATAACTTCTGGCGACTGTTGATTGAGCTATCGCGGCGGGATCGGGTTACTATCTTTATCTCCACCCACTTTATGAATGAGGCGGAGCGCTGCGATCGTATATCCCTGATGCATGCAGGCAAGGTACTGGCCAGCGATCCTCCTGCTGAATTAATGAAAAAACGTGGTGCTGCTACGCTGGAGCAGGCGTTTATTGATTATTTGATCGATGCCGGATCCGGTACTGACACCGGCACTTCTGCCGCCAGACAGCCGGAACCGGCAGTCTCTTCTTCCACCAAAACTACAGAGCCTAAAAAACACCAGGCGTTTAGCATCGGGCGCACCATGAGCTATATGTGGCGTGAGACGCTGGAACTGCTTGGCTCGTTGATCCTGATGTTTGTTATCGGTTTTGGTATCAGTATGGACGTGGAAGATCTGAATTATGCCATTCTGGATCGCGACCAGACCGGTCTGAGCCAGAACTACGCCCTCAATCTTTCCGGCTCGCGTTATTTTATTGAACAACCGCCAATTCGTGATTATCAGGATCTGGACACCCGCATGCGTAACGGCGATATTTCGCTGGCAATAGAGATACCGCCTAACTTTGCCCGGGACGTACAGCGAGGCAGCGCCGCTCAGATAGGCGTATGGATTGATGGCGCCATGCCACAACGGGCAGAAACGGTTCGCGGTTATGTACAGGGTATGCATCAGGGCTGGCTGATGGATCAGGCCACTTATCGGCTGGGAACACCGGCAAAAGGCGTTATCGATATTGAAACTCGCTTTCGTTATAACCCCGATGTCAAAAGCCTGCCGGCGATTGTTCCGGCAGTGATCCCGATTTTATTGCTGATGCTGCCTGCGATGTTAACCGCACTGGCGGTCGTGCGGGAAAAAGAGCTGGGCTCGATTATCAATCTGTATGTTACACCGGTAACCCGCACTGAGTTTCTGATTGGTAAGCAAATTCCTTACATTTTGCTGGCAATGGTGAACTACTTCCTGATGGCGTTGGTGGCAGTCACTCTGTTTGATATCCCTATTACCGGCAGTTTCACCCTTCTGACTGTGGCGACTTTTATCTACTGTATTATCTGTACCGGCATGGGGCTGCTGGCCTCCACCTTTACCCGCAGCCAGATAGCTGCCATGTTCACCACCATGATAGCCACCCTGTTACCTGCCATTCAGTTTTCAGGCATGATTAACCCGGTCTCTTCGTTGGAGGGGGGTGGTCAGGTGATTGGCCAGATTTATCCGACAACTCATATGTTGATTATTTTCCGGGGTGTATTTTGTAAAGCGCTGGATTTCTCCGATCTCTACAGTGCGGTGTATATGCTGCTGATAACCGTACCAGTGATTCTTGTTTTAACCGTTTTACTACTGAAAAAACAGGACACTTAA
- the guaA gene encoding glutamine-hydrolyzing GMP synthase, translated as MSKNIHQQRILILDFGSQYTQLIARRVREIGVYCELWAWDVSEAQIREFNPTGIILSGSPESTTEAGSPRAPEYVFNAGIPVLGICYGMQTMAMQLGGKVQGSDEREFGYAKVDIIHDSEFVRDIRDSLSVEGKPQLDVWMSHGDKVTAIPAGFTAVASTDTCPFAIMANEEKHFYGLQFHPEVTHTNQGLRLLKRFVLDICGCEALWTPASIIDDAIERIRQQVGEDEVILGLSGGVDSSVTAMLLHRAIGKRLTCVFVDNGLLRLNEAEQVMDMFGDRFGLNIVHVPAEQRFLSALAGINDPEAKRKVIGRVFVEVFDEEASKQTNVKWLAQGTIYPDVIESAASATGKAHVIKSHHNVGGLPEEMRMGLVEPLKELFKDEVRKIGLELGLPYDMLYRHPFPGPGLGVRVLGEVKKEYCDLLRRADAIFIEELHKADLYNKVSQAFTVFLPVRSVGVMGDGRKYDWVVSLRAVETIDFMTAHWAHLPYDFLGRVSNRIINEVNGISRVVYDISGKPPATIEWE; from the coding sequence ATGTCAAAAAACATTCATCAGCAACGCATTCTGATTCTGGATTTTGGTTCTCAGTACACCCAGTTAATTGCCCGCCGCGTCCGTGAAATCGGCGTTTATTGCGAACTCTGGGCATGGGACGTCAGCGAAGCGCAAATTCGTGAATTTAATCCAACCGGCATTATCCTGTCCGGCAGTCCGGAAAGCACCACCGAAGCCGGTAGCCCACGCGCACCGGAATATGTATTTAACGCCGGTATTCCTGTTCTGGGTATCTGTTATGGTATGCAAACCATGGCAATGCAACTGGGCGGCAAAGTTCAGGGCTCTGACGAGCGTGAATTTGGTTACGCTAAGGTTGATATCATTCATGACAGCGAATTTGTGCGCGATATCCGCGATTCTCTGTCGGTAGAAGGTAAACCACAGTTAGACGTGTGGATGAGCCATGGCGATAAAGTTACCGCCATCCCGGCTGGTTTTACCGCTGTTGCCAGCACTGATACCTGTCCGTTTGCCATTATGGCAAATGAAGAAAAACATTTTTACGGTCTGCAGTTCCATCCAGAGGTGACCCACACCAATCAGGGACTACGCCTGTTAAAACGTTTTGTGCTGGATATTTGTGGCTGTGAAGCACTGTGGACTCCGGCATCAATTATTGATGACGCTATCGAACGTATTCGCCAGCAAGTGGGTGAAGATGAAGTTATCCTCGGCCTGTCCGGCGGCGTTGATTCATCGGTAACCGCGATGCTGCTGCATCGTGCTATCGGTAAACGTTTAACCTGCGTATTTGTGGATAACGGTCTGCTGCGTCTGAATGAAGCAGAGCAGGTGATGGATATGTTTGGTGACCGCTTTGGCCTGAACATTGTTCACGTACCCGCGGAGCAGCGCTTCCTGAGCGCGCTGGCTGGTATTAACGATCCGGAAGCCAAGCGTAAAGTGATCGGTCGCGTGTTTGTGGAAGTGTTTGATGAAGAAGCATCGAAACAAACTAACGTGAAGTGGCTGGCACAAGGCACCATCTATCCTGACGTGATTGAATCTGCCGCTTCTGCGACAGGTAAAGCTCACGTGATTAAGTCTCACCACAATGTGGGCGGCTTGCCGGAAGAGATGAGGATGGGGCTGGTGGAGCCGCTGAAAGAGCTGTTTAAAGATGAAGTGCGTAAGATCGGTTTAGAGCTGGGCTTACCATATGACATGCTGTACCGCCATCCATTCCCGGGCCCAGGTTTAGGGGTTCGTGTGCTGGGTGAAGTGAAGAAAGAGTACTGCGATTTGCTGCGTCGTGCTGACGCCATCTTTATTGAAGAGCTGCATAAAGCAGATTTGTACAATAAAGTTAGTCAGGCATTCACCGTGTTCTTACCGGTTCGCTCGGTTGGCGTAATGGGTGATGGCCGTAAGTACGACTGGGTTGTTTCGCTGCGTGCCGTGGAAACCATCGACTTTATGACCGCTCACTGGGCGCATTTACCGTATGACTTCCTTGGCCGGGTTTCTAACCGGATTATCAATGAAGTGAATGGTATTTCTCGTGTGGTTTATGATATTTCGGGTAAACCACCGGCGACGATTGAGTGGGAATGA